CCGCACTCGACTCGCTCGCCGGCGACCTCGACGGCGGCCTCGCGGGCGTCACCGCCGGCGCGGTGGAGAGCGAGTTCCAGACGAACCGCATCGAGGCGATGTGCGACCGCCTCGACTGCGAGGTGTTCGCGCCGCTCTGGCAGCGCGACCCCCGCGAACTCGCCGACGAGATGCTCGACGCCGGCTTCGAAATCCGAATCATTCAGGTCGCCGCCTACGGCCTCGACGAGTCGTGGCTCGGGCGCACGCTCGACCGCGACGCGCTCCGCGAACTCGAAGCGCTCAACGACGAGTACGGCGTCCACATCCTCGGCGAGGGCGGCGAGTTCGAGACGCTCGTCACCGACGGCCCGCACATGGCCCGCCCGATAGAACTCGACTACGACACCGTCTGGGAGGGCGACCGCGGGCACGTCGAGATTACGGACGCGAGACTCGGCGAGTAGCAGACTGAATTACCGACAGCGAGCATCAGCTGATTAGTCAGCCGACAGCGAGCATCCGCGAGCGAGCGGCTTGAAAAGCCCGAGCGAAGTGGTTCACCGAGCGCGACCACCGGGAGCGCTCGGGCGGCGAGGACTCCCGAAGTGGGGTCCGACGCCGCTTTTTCACCAAGTTTTTGCCGAGTCGGGGTGCGCGCAGCGCACCCCGACACAGAGCAAAAAGTGGGTTCTAGCGGCCGTTCTCGATGGTGGTGTGGGCGCCGATGAGCGCGCCGGAGAAGTCGATG
The nucleotide sequence above comes from Halobacterium litoreum. Encoded proteins:
- a CDS encoding diphthine--ammonia ligase; this translates as MNDGQWVSLFSGGKDSSWALYRAIEEGLDVGRLLTVHPEGDSYMYHVPATRLAELAAESVGIPLVDVEPGDFDAESATDASAQGDTELEPMEAALDSLAGDLDGGLAGVTAGAVESEFQTNRIEAMCDRLDCEVFAPLWQRDPRELADEMLDAGFEIRIIQVAAYGLDESWLGRTLDRDALRELEALNDEYGVHILGEGGEFETLVTDGPHMARPIELDYDTVWEGDRGHVEITDARLGE